From the genome of Candidozyma auris chromosome 2, complete sequence, one region includes:
- the PEX22 gene encoding Pex22p — protein MGRKKSPAIWISAVVATSVAAAGYEIYKYLTKDENDQTISATKYTNKSIALTLSHSVLSSDLPLDEIIMNSQNVTFILPPHLSVDDLAGNIDTSQSGLSQTLLNNYKLLRCSNIEGYFHMLKNLKPDTLIVCADDLGIQDKMPKDLPRFVKEVVTLDQNKERVSSILTKVFLR, from the coding sequence ATGGGCAGAAAGAAATCCCCAGCCATCTGGATCTCGGCCGTAGTAGCCACCTCCgtggcagcagcaggtTACGAAATCTACAAGTACCTCACCAAAGACGAAAACGACCAAACCATCAGCGCTACCAAATACACCAATAAGTCAATTGCATTAACCTTGCTGCATTCTGTGCTCAGCTCAGACTTGCCACTAGACGAAATCATCATGAATTCCCAGAACGTCACCTTCATTTTGCCACCCCACCTCTCGGTGGACGACCTTGCCGGGAACATTGACACTTCTCAGAGCGGCTTGTCGCAAACGCTTCTCAATAACTATAAGCTCCTCCGGTGCTCCAACATCGAAGGATACTTCCACATGCTCAAGAACCTAAAACCAGACACATTGATTGTGTGTGCAGACGACTTGGGCATTCAGGACAAAATGCCCAAGGACTTGCCTCGGTTTGTCAAGGAGGTGGTCACCTTGGATCAGAACAAGGAGCGGGTTTCCTCAATCTTGACCAAAGTGTTCCTCAGATAA
- the LTE1 gene encoding mitotic regulator LTE1: MGEALLQWEFGETGFNLDSSDDSANLLQEPPRSDTFAYNNHSESIFDDYRYFPGLKKDHESVVKFDENNEDFINHATLKALIVQLTSPEVIDYNLICDFFLTFRTFTDSHTVLNLLLTRLIWALQYINTQAEETQHIGQLVLLRTFVVLRHWILNYFLDDFDFDPKLGDTFVYFMNSITNESNLVREDMVFERKIITDLKTHWISKISEFYSTTLSHEQHVFSLTLPMLSESVNFRKLTKSSTQTSLRTNPSFRRSAMLSLYDQRAHYKCLIHDESNVNDENPQLSITNLLAQHKSSRTSLNDKLSEFQGRNCRKSGRKPLATSKQQNTTKHNYKNLKDSSLALKKTTDHPEQQENKSAFSSSGFSTNGHVKLPSSKVSTILPPTPVKKMDVTLKNYANRSNSKNKSHSCLDTSTQNDIDRKTSIKKIVDGWKKSFNDNRHESPFQSPKNPSTSTFQSNTPNEPQRVEVGNRVDVLSARIVDELEYLINYYITDQSNAITEAEDMDDISRSEIDFHSPKRDSFVEVNIEEDDRTSKSRSPGKPEVQADITNDNISMRDLPDLSIDRIDNFFKSSISAGDKSADQRSRRPKVNSFYNGQNDSGTSSFGRVASLNWNDEGNLNLEHSEQLDESLTNDEEFKEDALRAEKMIRSGTQYFDVPSDLESNGKSRSSISTPSDIGNYNEEVVDLNIAMSPQSMKRTVTMQQINRQSSSSFSGNKRLSMISRNSSGSAFKRDSIKSYLSYDSAFSVSRNEMKIAEAGALRKKHAIQDLRKIAQQEGHDKDFMGPIENESGATSHLKLARGSSCLSSGSSIRKSVRFSTLCALTELPFNTYRDSYASGFLLDGQSQSGKSSNIDDSSVFSVAGRDKTTTETKVAHKSTSDNSSSNSVAIPGISSYVLKELAAIPDESFSSTNNPIQSALSRLEGKVKLVKSKSGFTTARRSAAGDDGGGNTSVNDKISRDDKFKSSIEDSFDDDDERSEEFHNNTEDILAEINNAATEDAIDYSSDVEKELTDKPLTPIKTRVRSTLNGTSSTPNMNALLTNAPNSENTSPFSILTPKALLDQYSLRSQNLTIENVMKSSSHISFVLSYDSKSLAEHFTMIEKDMLQDIDWKELIELNWNKELTPVNSWLEIIVNESYYTQNKGVNLVIARFNLMVNWIISEILLTTEESERIAIMSRFIHVAHHSQILQNFSTLMQIILALTSEKISKLRETWKKLPPGDLLTLKNLEELTSPFKNFINIRLCTNQVRPSLGCIPFVGLYLSDLIFNAERPKFVKRQSSKPLSPPIKMEEGEQGSQRTPTIGDSTSSSDIETDQERLINFSRFRTSVHIVKSLSQSIEWSRNYDFPVNDELLRKCLYIKSLDEDEMNFCLKVHNDMTVGI; this comes from the coding sequence ATGGGTGAAGCCCTCCTACAATGGGAATTTGGTGAGACAGGTTTCAACCTAGATTCCTCTGACGACTCtgccaatcttcttcaagaacctcCCAGGTCAGACACGTTTGCCTATAACAACCATAGCGAGAGCATTTTTGACGATTACCGCTATTTCCCTGGACTCAAAAAGGATCACGAGTCTGTGGTGAAATTCGACGAGAACAATGAGGATTTCATTAATCATGCTACATTGAAGGCGCTAATTGTCCAGCTTACGTCTCCCGAGGTGATCGACTACAATTTGATAtgtgatttcttcttgacatttAGAACATTCACTGACAGCCACACCGTGCTCAACTTATTGCTCACAAGACTAATATGGGCTCTTCAATACATTAATACTCAGGCAGAGGAGACTCAGCACATTGGTCAGCTTGTGTTACTTCGAACGTTTGTTGTGTTGAGACACTGGATTCTCAATTACTTTCTCGATGACTTTGATTTCGACCCAAAGCTCGGCGACACGTTCGTCTATTTTATGAACCTGATCACCAACGAATCGAATCTTGTGCGTGAAGATATGGTGTTTGAGCGAAAGATCATCACAGACTTGAAAACACACTGGATTTCAAAGATTTCAGAGTTCTATAGCACCACACTATCTCATGAGCAGCACGTCTTTTCCCTTACACTCCCGATGCTCTCAGAGCTGGTCAACTTCAGGAAGTTGACGAAACTGAGCACGCAAACGTCGCTTCGGACTAATCCCTCCTTCAGACGCTCGGCAATGCTTTCCCTTTATGATCAGCGTGCTCACTACAAGTGCCTTATACACGATGAGTCAAACGTTAACGATGAAAACCCACAATTATCGATCACCAACCTTTTGGCGCAGCATAAGTCGTCGAGAACTTCTTTGAACGATAAGCTCTCTGAGTTTCAAGGCAGAAATTGTCGCAAACTGGGCCGCAAGCCCTTGGCTACCCTGAAGCAACAGAACACAACGAAGCATAATTATAAGAATCTCAAAGACTCCTCgttggcattgaagaaaactACCGATCACCCagaacaacaagaaaacaagtctgccttttcttcatcaggCTTTTCCACTAATGGTCATGTGAAGCTACCCTCATCTAAGGTATCAACTATTCTACCGCCCACCCCGGTAAAGAAGATGGATGTTACCCTCAAAAACTATGCTAATCGCTCGAACTCTAAGAATAAATCGCATTCTTGCCTTGACACCCTGACTCAGAATGATATTGACCGAAAAACTTctatcaagaagattgttgATGGATGGAAAAAGTCCTTCAACGATAATAGACATGAAAGCCCTTTTCAAAGTCCAAAAAATCCCAGCACGAGTACATTTCAAAGCAACACACCAAACGAGCCACAACGAGTGGAAGTCGGAAATCGCGTAGACGTGTTAAGTGCTAGAATCGTTGACGAACTTGAGTATCTTATCAACTACTATATCACCGATCAGTCAAATGCTATCACTGAGGCAGAGGATATGGATGATATTAGCCGATCGGAAATCGATTTTCACAGCCCTAAACGTGACTCTTTCGTGGAGGTGAATATTGAGGAGGACGACAGGACAAGTAAGTCTCGTTCCCCAGGAAAACCTGAGGTTCAAGCTGATATCACGAACGATAATATATCCATGCGTGACTTACCTGATTTGAGTATCGACAGGATCGACAACTTCTTTAAGAGCAGTATAAGCGCAGGGGATAAACTGGCGGATCAAAGGTCCAGGAGGCCAAAGGTGAACTCTTTTTACAATGGGCAAAATGATTCAGGAACTTCCTCATTTGGAAGGGTAGCAAGTCTCAATTGGAATGATGAGGGAAATCTTAACTTGGAACATTCCGAGCAGCTAGATGAGTCTCTCACAAACGACGAGGAGTTCAAAGAGGATGCTCTTAGAGCCGAAAAAATGATAAGGTCTGGAACCCAATATTTTGATGTCCCAAGTGATCTCGAAAGCAATGGCAAGTCACGGTCTTCGATTTCGACTCCTAGTGATATTGGAAATTACAACGAGGAGGTTGTTGATTTGAACATTGCCATGAGCCCACAATCAATGAAAAGGACTGTGACTATGCAACAAATAAACAGACAGAGCTCATCTAGCTTTTCTGGAAACAAACGTTTGTCGATGATTCTGAGGAACTCAAGTGGCTCAGCTTTTAAAAGAGACTCGATCAAATCATACCTAAGCTATGACTCAGCGTTTTCTGTCTCACGAAACGAAATGAAAATTGCAGAGGCTGGTGCGTTAAGAAAGAAGCATGCAATCCAGGACTTGAGAAAAATAGCTCAGCAAGAAGGTCATGACAAGGACTTCATGGGCCCTATTGAAAATGAGAGCGGTGCTACACTGCATTTGAAGTTGGCGAGAGGATCAAGCTGTCTTTCTTCGGGGTCTTCGATCCGCAAAAGTGTCAGATTTAGCACTCTTTGTGCTCTTACCGAGTTGCCATTCAATACATATCGCGATAGCTATGCCTCTGGGTTTTTGCTTGATGGTCAGAGTCAATCGGGAAAGCTGTCAAATATTGATGACAGTTCCGTCTTCTCTGTTGCAGGCAGAGATAAAACCACCACTGAGACAAAGGTTGCACACAAAAGTACCAGCGACAACTCGTCATCGAATTCTGTCGCTATACCAGGCATCAGCAGTTACGTTTTGAAAGAACTAGCTGCTATACCTGATGAATCGTTCAGTTCAACCAATAACCCGATCCAATCAGCGCTTTCGAGATTAGAAGGGAAGGTGAAGCTTGTTAAATCCAAGTCAGGCTTCACAACAGCTAGACGAAGCGCCGCAGGGGATGATGGCGGAGGTAATACCAGTGTGAATGACAAGATTCTGAGAGATGACAAATTCAAGAGTTCTATCGAGGattcttttgatgatgacgatgaacGCAGCGAGGAGTTCCACAATAACACTGAAGATATATTGGCTGAGATTAATAATGCGGCTACTGAGGACGCTATAGACTATTCTTCGGATGttgagaaggagttgaCGGATAAACCTCTCACTCCTATAAAGACGAGAGTAAGATCTACACTCAATGGTACGTCGTCAACGCCAAACATGAACGCCTTGTTGACAAACGCCCCAAATAGCGAGAACACCAGTCCATTCTCCATTTTGACACCGAAGGCACTTTTGGACCAGTACTCGTTAAGATCGCAAAATCTCACAATTGAGAACGTCATGAAAAGCTCGTCTCATATATCATTTGTTTTGAGTTACGACTCTAAATCTTTAGCAGAGCACTTCACAATGATTGAAAAGGATATGCTTCAGGACATTGATTGGAAAGAGCTTATTGAGCTCAACTGGAACAAGGAGCTCACTCCAGTGAACAGTTGGTTGGAGATCATTGTAAATGAGAGTTACTATACACAAAATAAGGGTGTAAATTTGGTGATTGCAAGGTTCAATTTGATGGTAAACTGGATCATCTCCGAGATTTTGTTGACTACTGAGGAAAGTGAAAGAATTGCAATCATGTCTAGATTCATTCATGTGGCTCACCACTCGCAAATCTTGCaaaacttctccaccttgATGCAGATCATTTTGGCCTTGACTAGCGAAAAAATAAGCAAGCTTCGAGAGACTTGGAAAAAGCTACCACCAGGAGATCTTCTTacattgaaaaatttggaggagttgaCGTCGCccttcaagaacttcatcaacattAGGCTCTGCACCAACCAAGTGAGACCCTCACTCGGATGCATACCGTTTGTCGGACTTTATCTTTCGGACTTGATATTTAATGCTGAGAGACCTAAGTTTGTGAAAAGACAGTCGAGCAAGCCGCTCAGCCCGCCAATCAAGATGGAGGAAGGAGAACAAGGGTCGCAAAGAACCCCAACTATTGGGGATTCCACGAGCAGCCTGGACATAGAGACGGATCAGGAGAGGCTCATCAATTTCTCTCGCTTCAGAACGTCTGTTCATATTGTCAAGTCATTGTCCCAGAGCATTGAATGGTCAAGAAATTACGATTTCCCCGTGAATGACGAGTTGCTCCGCAAGTGTCTCTATATCAAGTCACTTGACGAGGACGAGATGAATTTTTGCCTAAAGGTGCATAATGATATGACCGTCGGCATTTAG